Proteins from a genomic interval of Streptomyces fodineus:
- a CDS encoding YchJ family protein, with product MTSRTCPCGLPQPYDACCGRFHTGPAAAPTAELLMRSRYCAFVKGDAGYLLRTWHPGTRPERLELDPRMRWTGLEILETTDGSAFHSTGTVTFRASYRGGSLHERSRFERVDGAWVYVDGDFLQ from the coding sequence ATGACCTCGCGCACCTGCCCCTGCGGACTCCCCCAGCCCTACGACGCCTGCTGTGGCCGTTTCCACACGGGGCCGGCCGCCGCGCCGACCGCCGAGCTGCTCATGCGGTCGCGGTACTGCGCGTTCGTGAAGGGGGACGCGGGGTATCTGCTGCGCACCTGGCATCCGGGGACGCGGCCCGAGCGGCTGGAGCTCGATCCGCGGATGAGGTGGACGGGCCTGGAGATCCTGGAGACCACCGACGGGTCCGCCTTCCACAGCACGGGCACGGTGACGTTCCGCGCCTCCTACCGGGGAGGTTCGCTGCACGAGCGGAGCCGGTTCGAGCGGGTCGACGGGGCGTGGGTGTACGTGGACGGGGACTTCCTTCAGTAG
- a CDS encoding SDR family oxidoreductase, with amino-acid sequence MTAHPLFDISGRTALVTGSGRGIGLALARGLAEAGCTVVLNGRDTGRLAEAAAELPGDVRTAVFDVTDGPAVAAGIAEAEERVGPLDILVNNAGMQLRAPLLEFTDRDWHRILDTNLTSAFLVGREAAGRMTERGHGKIINICSLQSEVVRPGIAPYAATKGGLKMLTKGMCADWGPYGVQVNGLGPGYIETELTRPLVTDGEFSAWVRRRTPAGRWGLPRDLVGGLLFLASAASDFVNGQMLYVDGGMTSVL; translated from the coding sequence ATGACGGCTCACCCGCTCTTCGACATCAGCGGCCGTACGGCCCTGGTCACCGGGTCCGGCCGGGGCATAGGCCTCGCGCTGGCCCGGGGCCTGGCCGAGGCGGGCTGCACGGTGGTCCTCAACGGGCGCGACACCGGCCGGCTGGCCGAGGCCGCGGCGGAACTGCCGGGCGACGTCCGTACGGCGGTTTTCGACGTGACCGACGGTCCGGCCGTGGCCGCCGGGATCGCCGAGGCCGAGGAGCGGGTGGGCCCGCTCGACATCCTCGTGAACAACGCGGGCATGCAACTGCGCGCACCCCTGCTGGAGTTCACGGACCGCGACTGGCACCGGATCCTGGACACCAACCTCACCAGCGCGTTCCTCGTCGGCCGCGAGGCCGCCGGGCGGATGACGGAACGCGGCCACGGCAAGATCATCAACATCTGCTCGCTGCAGAGCGAGGTCGTCCGGCCCGGCATCGCGCCGTACGCCGCCACCAAGGGCGGGCTGAAGATGCTCACCAAGGGCATGTGCGCGGACTGGGGGCCGTACGGCGTCCAGGTCAACGGCCTCGGCCCCGGTTACATCGAGACCGAGCTGACCCGGCCGCTCGTGACGGACGGGGAGTTCAGCGCCTGGGTCCGCCGGCGCACCCCGGCCGGCCGCTGGGGCCTGCCCAGGGACCTGGTCGGCGGCCTGCTCTTCCTCGCCTCGGCGGCCTCCGACTTCGTCAACGGCCAGATGCTGTACGTCGACGGCGGCATGACGAGCGTGCTCTGA
- the polX gene encoding DNA polymerase/3'-5' exonuclease PolX, whose product MARPNEEVEALLQEYADLIAITGGDAFKARAYEKAARAIGGYPADVSKLDEDGLKEIPNVGKSIADKVAEYLRTGKMAVVEERRAKIPAGVRELITIPTLGPKKALRLYEDLHISSVGELAAAIEADALADLKGFGEKTQDNIRHGIELLQRAGARVPLSLALDTAEEIVAELSEVTGCKRCAYAGSLRRMRETVGDLDVIVAAKRSEPFMAALCELPATAEVIARGTKKTSVRTAKGLQVDLRVLPPESWGAGMQYFTGSKAHNIRTRTIAVHQGLKLSEYGLFDAESGNSLASRTEEEVYDRLGLPWILPALREDRGEIEAALHGELPEVVTEKDIRGDLHTHTDLTDGLAPLEEMVAAAAERGYTYYAVTDHAPNLYMQRMTDEKILAQRERLRELDGTHHRMRLLHGTELNIDPDGGVDWPEEFLAGFDLCVASLHSHFDLGRKAMTRRLLRACENPYVNILGHPTTRLIGKRAGVDADWDEVFAVCARTGTALEVNAQPDRLDLRDEDILRAREHGVKFAVNTDAHSIPHLAQLRYGVGTAQRGWLTRDDVINTWPLTRLRRFLRKGR is encoded by the coding sequence GTGGCCCGGCCCAATGAGGAGGTCGAGGCGCTCCTGCAGGAGTACGCGGACCTCATCGCGATCACGGGAGGCGACGCCTTCAAGGCGCGCGCCTACGAGAAGGCGGCGCGTGCCATCGGCGGGTATCCGGCCGACGTCTCCAAGCTCGACGAGGACGGGCTGAAGGAGATCCCGAACGTGGGGAAGTCGATCGCCGACAAGGTGGCCGAGTACCTGCGCACGGGGAAGATGGCGGTGGTCGAGGAGCGCCGGGCGAAGATCCCCGCCGGGGTGCGGGAGCTGATCACGATCCCCACCCTGGGCCCGAAGAAGGCGCTGCGGCTCTACGAGGACCTGCACATCTCCTCGGTCGGCGAGCTGGCCGCGGCGATCGAGGCGGACGCGCTGGCGGACCTGAAGGGCTTCGGCGAGAAGACGCAGGACAACATCCGGCACGGCATCGAGCTGCTCCAGCGGGCGGGCGCCCGGGTGCCGCTGTCGCTGGCCCTGGACACCGCCGAGGAGATCGTCGCCGAGCTGTCCGAGGTGACCGGATGCAAGCGCTGCGCGTATGCCGGCTCGCTGCGCCGGATGCGGGAGACCGTCGGGGATCTGGACGTCATCGTCGCGGCGAAACGGTCGGAGCCGTTCATGGCGGCGCTGTGCGAGCTGCCGGCCACCGCCGAGGTCATCGCGCGGGGCACGAAGAAGACGTCGGTGCGCACCGCGAAGGGGCTCCAGGTCGATCTGCGGGTGCTGCCGCCGGAGTCGTGGGGCGCCGGGATGCAGTATTTCACCGGTTCCAAGGCGCACAACATCCGTACCCGCACCATCGCCGTGCACCAGGGGCTGAAGCTGTCCGAGTACGGCCTGTTCGACGCCGAGAGCGGCAACTCGCTGGCCTCCCGCACCGAGGAGGAGGTGTACGACCGGCTCGGGCTGCCGTGGATCCTGCCTGCGCTGCGGGAGGACCGCGGGGAGATCGAGGCGGCCCTGCACGGGGAGCTGCCCGAGGTGGTGACCGAGAAGGACATCCGGGGTGACCTGCACACCCACACCGATCTCACGGACGGGCTGGCCCCGCTGGAGGAGATGGTGGCGGCGGCCGCCGAGCGCGGTTACACGTACTACGCCGTGACGGACCACGCGCCCAACCTGTACATGCAGCGCATGACCGACGAGAAGATCCTCGCCCAGCGGGAGCGGCTGCGGGAGCTGGACGGCACCCACCACAGGATGCGGCTGCTGCACGGCACGGAGCTCAACATCGATCCGGACGGCGGGGTGGACTGGCCCGAGGAGTTCCTGGCCGGTTTCGACCTGTGCGTGGCCTCCCTCCACTCGCACTTCGACCTGGGCCGCAAGGCGATGACCCGGCGGCTGCTGCGGGCCTGCGAGAACCCGTACGTCAACATCCTCGGGCACCCGACGACCCGGCTGATCGGCAAGCGGGCGGGGGTCGACGCCGACTGGGACGAGGTGTTCGCGGTCTGCGCGCGCACCGGCACCGCGCTGGAGGTCAACGCCCAGCCGGACCGCCTGGACCTGCGCGACGAGGACATCCTGCGCGCCCGGGAGCACGGCGTGAAGTTCGCCGTGAACACCGACGCCCACTCCATCCCGCATCTCGCGCAACTGCGTTACGGCGTCGGCACCGCGCAGCGCGGCTGGCTCACCCGGGACGACGTGATCAACACCTGGCCGCTGACGAGGTTGCGCCGCTTCCTGCGCAAGGGGAGGTGA
- a CDS encoding GntP family permease, which yields MTRLSVEMLAADAPPPITSAGHAQLGIAVLVGIAVIVLLITKFKLHAFLALTIGSLALGAVAGAPLDKAITSFTTGLGTTVAGVGVLIALGAILGRLLADSGGADQIVDTILAKAGGRTMPWAMVLIASVIGLPLFFEVGIVLLIPVVLMVAKRGNYSLMRIGVPALAGLSVMHGLIPPHPGPLVAIDAVKANLGVTLALGILVAVPTVVVAGPLFSKVAARWVDVPAPDRMLPQRASEELQRRPGFGATLATVLLPVVLMLAKALVDIVVDDPTDMNQRVFDIIGSPLIALLAAVIVGFFTLGRPAGFSKERLQQTVDKGLMPIAGILLIVGAGGGFKQTLIDSGVGQMILDISKSWSIPALLLAWLIAVAIRLATGSATVATVSAAGLVAPLAAGMSTTHTALLVLAIGAGSLFFSHVNDAGFWLVKEYFGLSVGQTVKTWSVMETIISVVAGGLVLLLSLVI from the coding sequence GTGACCAGACTCAGCGTCGAGATGCTGGCAGCGGACGCACCTCCGCCGATCACCTCCGCCGGACACGCCCAGCTGGGCATCGCCGTCCTGGTGGGCATCGCCGTGATCGTCCTGCTCATCACCAAGTTCAAGCTCCATGCCTTCCTGGCGCTGACCATCGGGTCACTGGCGCTCGGGGCGGTCGCCGGAGCGCCGCTCGACAAGGCCATCACCAGTTTCACCACCGGGCTCGGCACCACCGTGGCCGGCGTGGGCGTCCTGATCGCGCTCGGGGCGATCCTGGGCAGGCTCCTCGCCGACTCCGGCGGCGCCGACCAGATCGTGGACACGATCCTCGCCAAGGCCGGCGGGCGCACCATGCCGTGGGCGATGGTGCTCATCGCCTCCGTGATCGGTCTCCCACTGTTCTTCGAGGTCGGGATCGTGCTGCTGATCCCGGTCGTGCTGATGGTCGCCAAGCGCGGCAACTACTCCCTGATGCGCATCGGCGTCCCGGCACTCGCCGGTCTGTCCGTGATGCACGGCCTGATCCCGCCGCACCCCGGCCCGCTCGTCGCGATCGACGCGGTCAAGGCCAACCTGGGCGTGACCCTGGCGCTCGGCATCCTGGTCGCCGTCCCGACGGTGGTCGTCGCCGGTCCGCTGTTCTCCAAGGTCGCCGCCCGCTGGGTGGACGTGCCCGCGCCCGACCGCATGCTGCCGCAGCGCGCCTCGGAGGAGCTTCAGCGCCGTCCCGGATTCGGCGCGACGCTCGCCACCGTGCTGCTGCCGGTGGTGCTGATGCTGGCCAAGGCGCTGGTCGACATCGTCGTCGACGACCCCACCGACATGAACCAGCGGGTCTTCGACATCATCGGCTCCCCGCTGATCGCGCTGCTCGCCGCGGTGATCGTCGGCTTCTTCACGCTGGGCCGGCCCGCCGGGTTCAGCAAGGAGCGGCTGCAGCAGACCGTCGACAAGGGCCTGATGCCGATCGCCGGCATCCTGCTGATCGTCGGCGCCGGCGGCGGCTTCAAGCAGACGCTGATCGACTCCGGCGTGGGCCAGATGATCCTGGACATCTCCAAGAGCTGGTCGATCCCGGCGCTGCTGCTGGCCTGGCTGATCGCGGTCGCGATCCGGCTGGCCACGGGTTCGGCGACGGTGGCGACGGTCTCGGCGGCGGGCCTGGTGGCCCCCCTCGCGGCCGGCATGTCGACCACCCACACCGCCCTGCTGGTCCTCGCCATCGGCGCCGGCTCGCTCTTCTTCAGCCATGTCAACGACGCCGGATTCTGGCTGGTGAAGGAGTACTTCGGGCTCAGCGTCGGGCAGACCGTCAAGACCTGGTCGGTGATGGAGACGATCATCTCGGTGGTGGCCGGCGGCCTGGTCCTGCTGCTGTCGCTGGTCATATAG
- a CDS encoding gluconokinase has product MRTPQVVVVMGVAGTGKTTIGPLLAARLGVPYAEGDDFHPQANIDKMSAGIPLDDSDRWPWLDAIGHWAHGRAGLGGVVSSSALKRSYRDRLRAAAPGVVFVHLTGDRKLIEDRMRQRQGHFMPTALLDSQFATLQPLEPDEAGVAVDVGGSPEEITERAVRALDALPVASE; this is encoded by the coding sequence ATGCGAACCCCCCAGGTCGTCGTCGTGATGGGCGTCGCGGGGACGGGCAAGACCACGATCGGTCCCTTGCTCGCCGCGCGGCTGGGCGTCCCGTACGCCGAGGGCGACGACTTCCACCCGCAGGCCAACATCGACAAGATGTCGGCCGGGATCCCGCTCGACGACAGCGACCGGTGGCCCTGGCTGGACGCCATCGGCCACTGGGCGCACGGGCGGGCCGGACTGGGCGGGGTGGTCAGCAGCTCGGCGCTGAAGCGGTCGTACCGCGACCGCCTCAGGGCCGCCGCTCCCGGTGTCGTCTTCGTGCACCTCACCGGCGACCGGAAGCTGATCGAGGACCGGATGAGGCAGCGGCAGGGGCACTTCATGCCGACCGCGCTGCTGGACTCCCAGTTCGCCACGCTGCAGCCCCTGGAGCCGGACGAGGCGGGAGTCGCCGTGGACGTCGGCGGCAGCCCCGAGGAGATCACCGAGCGCGCCGTGCGGGCGCTGGACGCGCTTCCCGTGGCATCCGAGTAG
- a CDS encoding molybdopterin-dependent oxidoreductase, translating to MNSEQSEEQDGRPVGRRVFLGTLGLGALGVVAAPTLQRGLEGFLGAVAGKDPTGLTGLLPNGGGFRYYSVAASVPRLKATDYHLKIGGLVDRPHTYTLADLRALPQTRLVKDVQCVTGWRVPGTPFEGVRLSHLLDAAGVRSTAKAIRFTCFDGTYSESLTLDQARRPDVLVALRMQDKDISHDHGGPVRLYVAPMYFYKSAKWLSGITVTDRVEPGYWENLGYDVDAWVGRSNGRTDEPTS from the coding sequence GTGAACTCTGAACAATCCGAGGAACAGGACGGCCGGCCCGTCGGCCGCCGTGTCTTCCTCGGCACCCTCGGCCTGGGCGCGCTCGGCGTGGTCGCCGCGCCCACGCTGCAACGCGGCCTGGAGGGCTTCCTCGGCGCCGTCGCCGGCAAGGACCCGACGGGCCTGACCGGCCTGCTGCCGAACGGCGGCGGCTTCCGCTACTACTCCGTCGCCGCGTCGGTGCCGCGGCTGAAGGCCACGGACTACCACCTGAAGATCGGCGGCCTGGTCGACCGCCCGCACACCTACACCCTGGCCGATCTGCGCGCCCTGCCGCAGACCCGGCTGGTCAAGGACGTCCAGTGCGTCACTGGCTGGCGGGTCCCCGGCACCCCCTTCGAAGGCGTCCGCCTCTCCCACCTCCTCGACGCGGCCGGAGTCCGCTCCACCGCGAAGGCGATCCGCTTCACCTGCTTCGACGGCACCTACAGTGAGAGTCTCACCCTCGACCAGGCCCGCCGCCCGGACGTCCTGGTCGCCCTGCGCATGCAGGACAAGGACATCTCCCACGACCACGGCGGCCCGGTCCGCCTCTACGTCGCCCCCATGTACTTCTACAAGTCGGCCAAGTGGCTCTCCGGGATCACGGTCACCGACCGGGTCGAGCCCGGCTACTGGGAGAACCTCGGCTACGACGTCGACGCCTGGGTCGGCCGCTCGAACGGACGGACCGATGAGCCTACGAGCTGA
- a CDS encoding FadR/GntR family transcriptional regulator: MTTPGRGLHGRVLDTLGPAITAGEYPPGSVLRTDELAQHFEVSRSVMREAVRVLESMHLVESRRRVGVTVRPKAEWNVYDPQVIRWRLAGADRPHQLRSLTVLRSAVEPVAAGLAARHATAQQCAELTECALGMVANSRGHKLQEYLVHDIAFHRVILSASGNEMFARLGDVVAEVLAGRTHHEVMFEDPDPAAVTLHVQVAEAVRAGDAARAEQLTREITVGALQELDILAP, encoded by the coding sequence ATGACCACACCGGGCCGGGGGCTGCACGGCCGTGTTCTGGACACCCTGGGCCCCGCGATCACCGCGGGCGAGTACCCGCCGGGCAGCGTTCTGCGCACGGACGAACTCGCACAGCACTTCGAGGTGTCACGCTCCGTGATGCGTGAGGCGGTGCGTGTGCTGGAGTCGATGCACCTGGTCGAGTCCCGCCGCCGGGTGGGCGTGACCGTCCGCCCGAAGGCCGAGTGGAACGTCTACGACCCGCAGGTCATCCGCTGGCGCCTGGCGGGCGCCGACCGCCCGCACCAGCTGCGCTCACTGACCGTGCTGCGCTCGGCGGTCGAACCGGTCGCGGCCGGCCTCGCCGCCAGGCACGCCACGGCGCAGCAGTGCGCCGAACTCACCGAGTGCGCGCTCGGCATGGTCGCCAACTCACGCGGCCACAAACTGCAGGAGTACCTGGTCCACGACATCGCCTTCCACCGGGTCATCCTGAGCGCCTCGGGCAACGAGATGTTCGCCCGGCTCGGCGATGTCGTCGCGGAGGTCCTGGCCGGACGCACCCATCACGAGGTCATGTTCGAGGACCCCGACCCGGCGGCGGTCACCCTGCATGTGCAGGTGGCGGAGGCGGTCCGCGCGGGCGACGCGGCCCGCGCCGAACAGCTGACCAGGGAGATCACCGTGGGCGCCCTGCAAGAACTGGACATCCTGGCGCCCTGA
- a CDS encoding cytochrome b/b6 domain-containing protein — protein sequence MSLRAETPAPPGARVRRFGRAPRWVHRGTAALMGVCVATAAVLYIPQLAILVGRRELVVRIHECAGLALPVPVLLGLASRAFRADLRFLNRFGPHDRVWLRAALRRDKRHSSRPAGKFNAGQKIYAAWIAGATLVMLGTGLMMWFTHLAPLVWRTSATFVHDWLALTIGVVLAGHIGMALGDPEARRGLRTGTVSRQWAEREHPLWRP from the coding sequence ATGAGCCTACGAGCTGAGACCCCGGCCCCGCCCGGCGCCCGCGTCCGCCGCTTCGGCCGGGCCCCACGCTGGGTGCACCGCGGCACGGCCGCGCTGATGGGCGTCTGCGTGGCCACGGCCGCCGTCCTCTACATCCCCCAGCTGGCGATCCTGGTCGGCCGCCGGGAACTGGTCGTCCGTATCCACGAGTGCGCCGGACTCGCCCTCCCCGTGCCGGTCCTGCTGGGCCTGGCCTCCCGGGCCTTCCGTGCCGACCTGCGCTTCCTCAACCGCTTCGGCCCGCACGACCGCGTCTGGCTGCGCGCAGCCCTGCGCCGCGACAAACGCCACTCCTCACGCCCCGCGGGCAAGTTCAACGCCGGCCAGAAGATCTACGCCGCCTGGATCGCCGGCGCCACGCTGGTCATGCTCGGCACCGGCCTGATGATGTGGTTCACCCACCTCGCGCCCCTGGTCTGGCGCACCTCCGCGACCTTCGTCCACGACTGGCTGGCCCTGACGATCGGCGTGGTCCTGGCCGGCCACATCGGCATGGCCCTGGGCGACCCGGAGGCGCGACGGGGCCTGCGCACGGGAACGGTGAGCAGGCAGTGGGCGGAGCGGGAACACCCGCTCTGGCGCCCCTAG
- a CDS encoding M1 family metallopeptidase — MAVQQSAGPDPYFPDNGDPRYRVHRYELALDYRPGPNRLAGTARINAIAGPAPLTEFQLNLADFRIGRVRLEGRQPHYTHRGGRLRIRPAKPIRAGAAFTVEVHWSGNPKPVASPWGGLGWEELADGALVASQPVGAPSWYPCNDRPADKASYLISVTTPSAYAVVSGGRLLTRTTKASTTTWVYEQSAPTSSYLVGLAIGRFQTVLLGDPGPGGIPQHGHIPARLLPEFSRDFARQPAMMELFQELFGPYPFDSYAVAVTEEELDVPVEAQGLSLFGSNHVDGARGWERLVAHELAHQWFGNCVSIADWRHIWLNEGFAKYAEWLWSERSGGRSAQQLAAAAHRLLSTLPQDLRLADPGRKSMFDDRLYERGGLTVHAVRCALGDDAFFRMLRGWVRLHRNGSVTTAAFTAHAARFADEPLDGLFEAWVHGAKLPPLPVLREVP; from the coding sequence GTGGCAGTGCAGCAGTCGGCCGGTCCGGACCCGTACTTCCCGGACAACGGTGATCCCCGCTACCGGGTGCACCGCTACGAACTGGCACTGGACTACCGCCCGGGCCCCAACCGGCTGGCGGGCACGGCCCGGATCAACGCCATCGCCGGGCCGGCGCCGCTCACCGAGTTCCAGCTCAATCTGGCCGACTTCCGGATCGGCCGGGTGCGGCTGGAGGGCCGGCAGCCGCACTACACGCACCGGGGCGGACGGCTGCGGATCCGCCCGGCCAAGCCGATCCGGGCCGGTGCCGCGTTCACCGTCGAGGTCCACTGGTCCGGCAACCCCAAGCCGGTGGCCAGCCCCTGGGGCGGGCTCGGCTGGGAGGAGCTGGCGGACGGGGCGCTGGTGGCGAGCCAGCCGGTCGGGGCGCCGTCCTGGTACCCGTGCAACGACCGGCCCGCCGACAAGGCGTCCTATCTGATCTCGGTCACCACGCCGTCGGCGTACGCGGTGGTCTCGGGCGGCCGACTGCTGACCCGGACGACGAAGGCCTCGACGACCACCTGGGTGTACGAGCAGTCCGCGCCCACGTCCAGCTATCTCGTCGGCCTGGCGATCGGCAGGTTCCAGACGGTGCTGCTGGGCGACCCGGGCCCCGGCGGCATACCGCAGCACGGGCACATCCCGGCGCGGCTGCTGCCCGAGTTCTCCCGGGACTTCGCGCGGCAGCCCGCGATGATGGAGCTGTTCCAGGAGCTGTTCGGGCCGTACCCGTTCGACAGTTACGCGGTCGCGGTGACCGAGGAGGAGCTCGATGTGCCGGTCGAGGCCCAGGGGTTGTCGCTGTTCGGCTCCAACCATGTGGACGGCGCCCGGGGCTGGGAGCGGCTGGTGGCGCACGAGCTGGCGCACCAGTGGTTCGGCAACTGCGTCTCCATCGCCGACTGGCGGCACATCTGGCTGAACGAGGGCTTCGCCAAGTACGCGGAATGGCTGTGGTCCGAGCGCTCGGGCGGCCGTAGCGCGCAGCAACTGGCCGCCGCGGCCCACCGGTTGCTGTCCACGCTGCCGCAGGACCTCCGACTGGCCGACCCGGGGCGCAAGTCGATGTTCGACGACCGGCTCTACGAGCGGGGCGGTCTGACCGTGCACGCGGTGCGCTGCGCGCTGGGCGACGACGCGTTCTTCCGCATGCTGCGGGGCTGGGTGCGGCTGCACCGGAACGGGTCGGTGACGACGGCGGCGTTCACCGCCCACGCGGCCCGGTTCGCGGACGAGCCGCTGGACGGGCTGTTCGAGGCCTGGGTGCACGGGGCGAAGCTGCCGCCGCTGCCGGTGCTGCGCGAGGTTCCCTAG
- a CDS encoding dsRBD fold-containing protein: MTRPVTSRPPAVKEWRLNLYLSERDPDTTARIILDTGDNVLESHAEARRNPYDPDVPEIGDELAAGRALIAMGRRLLRAADGDIRAVGASDAEEDLSPLWLDRE; the protein is encoded by the coding sequence ATGACCCGACCTGTGACGAGCCGTCCTCCGGCCGTCAAGGAGTGGCGGCTGAACCTGTACCTCTCCGAGCGCGACCCGGACACCACCGCCCGGATCATCCTCGACACCGGCGACAACGTCCTGGAGAGCCACGCGGAGGCCCGCCGCAACCCGTACGACCCCGACGTACCGGAGATAGGCGACGAACTCGCCGCCGGACGTGCCCTGATCGCCATGGGCCGCAGGCTGCTGCGCGCCGCCGACGGGGACATCAGGGCGGTGGGAGCGTCCGACGCGGAGGAGGACCTGTCACCCCTGTGGCTGGACCGGGAATGA
- a CDS encoding L-idonate 5-dehydrogenase: MLGCVIHGAGELRVEELPSPEPGPGEALVAVRYGGVCGSDLHYWRHGGVGDFRLREPMVLGHEVVGTVVSYGDSATGPAPGTAVAVHPATPCGRCPECAGGRANVCRDTRYLGSAARFPHVQGAFAERIAVPAGQLRALPAGLALRRAALAEPLSVALHAVRRAGDVSGGHVLVTGAGPIGCLVVAAAKAGGAARVTVTDPVPQALGYAAVAGADTLVRADDPGDAGWPGEVDVAVEASGVAAGLDACLRRVRRGGVVVQLGMLPPGQSVFAGNLLVSREIELRGSFRFGAGFEDALELLAARGEFDGLVSAVVPVRDAEAGFELAGDRGRSCKVLLEFGN; this comes from the coding sequence ATGCTGGGTTGTGTGATCCACGGCGCGGGCGAGCTGCGGGTGGAGGAGCTGCCCTCGCCCGAACCCGGGCCCGGCGAGGCCCTGGTGGCCGTCCGCTACGGCGGGGTGTGCGGCTCGGATCTGCACTACTGGCGGCACGGCGGGGTCGGGGACTTCCGCCTCCGGGAGCCGATGGTGCTCGGGCACGAGGTGGTGGGCACGGTGGTGTCCTACGGCGATTCGGCCACGGGTCCCGCACCGGGTACGGCCGTTGCCGTGCACCCCGCCACCCCGTGCGGGCGCTGCCCGGAGTGCGCCGGCGGGCGGGCGAACGTGTGCCGGGACACCCGATATCTGGGCAGCGCGGCCCGCTTTCCGCATGTCCAGGGCGCCTTCGCCGAGCGGATCGCCGTACCGGCCGGGCAGTTGAGGGCGCTGCCGGCCGGACTCGCGCTGCGGCGGGCCGCGCTCGCCGAGCCGCTGTCGGTGGCGCTGCACGCGGTGCGGCGGGCCGGGGACGTGTCCGGCGGGCATGTGCTGGTGACCGGGGCGGGGCCGATCGGGTGTCTGGTGGTCGCGGCGGCGAAGGCGGGCGGCGCGGCCCGGGTGACGGTGACCGATCCGGTGCCTCAGGCCCTCGGGTACGCGGCCGTGGCCGGGGCCGACACGCTGGTACGGGCCGACGATCCGGGTGATGCGGGGTGGCCCGGGGAGGTGGACGTGGCCGTGGAGGCGTCGGGGGTCGCGGCCGGGCTCGACGCGTGTCTGCGGCGGGTGCGGCGCGGCGGTGTGGTCGTACAGCTCGGGATGCTGCCGCCGGGGCAGTCCGTGTTCGCCGGGAATCTGCTGGTGAGCCGGGAGATCGAGCTGCGGGGCTCGTTCCGGTTCGGCGCCGGGTTCGAGGACGCGCTGGAACTGCTGGCCGCGAGGGGGGAGTTCGACGGGCTGGTCAGTGCGGTGGTTCCGGTGCGGGATGCCGAGGCCGGGTTCGAGCTGGCCGGTGATCGGGGCCGGTCCTGCAAGGTGTTGCTGGAGTTCGGGAACTAG